A window of the Synchiropus splendidus isolate RoL2022-P1 chromosome 6, RoL_Sspl_1.0, whole genome shotgun sequence genome harbors these coding sequences:
- the LOC128760488 gene encoding zinc finger protein 385A-like isoform X3, which produces MDPVQKAVMTHTFGPPLVKTKRPIISCNVCQIRFNSESQAEAHYKGNRHARRIKGIETSKTARPQDGDKQPPPLTASPSPPGPSPSSPEPEDQKQDDSQSCTNSSESPLTPCRLPTPTLTSADADCSVVPSVGAPLPSSPLPAAVLSADSAVAVVPDTPSPAASPASGESEEEKAKKLLYCSLCKVAVNSLSQLEAHNKGTKHKTILEARSGLGPIKAYPRLCPNSSNEQGGELNSDPNTQERTFHCEICNVRVNSELQLKQHISSRRHRDGVAGKPNPLLSRHKKRTEFMELPKSLGGGLLPNPLAVAAAMAAAASSNQLALRPPGATAHPHPHHHLLQGAPLSLLRPAPGPIRTTHGPILFTPY; this is translated from the exons AGTCAGGCAGAAGCCCACTATAAGGGAAACAGACACGCTCGGCGAATAAAAGGCATCGAGACGTCCAAAACGGCACGTCCTCAAGATGGCGATAAGCAGCCCCCTCCCCTCACTGCTTCACCATCCCCTCCAGGACCCTCACCCTCCAGCCCAGAGCCAGAGGATCAGAAGCAAG atgacagcCAATCCTGCACCAATTCCAGCGAATCACCTCTGACCCCATGTCGCCTCCCAACTCCCACACTGACCTCGGCAGATGCTGACTGTTCTGTCGTTCCTTCTGTTGGCGCACCTTTGCCGTCCTCCCCCCTCCCTGCCGCCGTCCTCAGTGCAGACTCAGCGGTGGCTGTTGTCCCCGACACGCCGTCCCCAGCTGCCAGTCCGGCCTCTGGAgagtctgaggaggagaaagctAAGAAGCTTCTTTACTGCTCTCTGTGCAAAGTCGCTGTCAATTCGCTCTCACAACTGGAGGCACATAACAAAG GTACCAAACACAAAACCATTTTGGAGGCCCGCAGTGGCTTGGGGCCCATAAAAGCATACCCCCGGCTGTGTCCGAACTCCAGCAATGAGCAGGGAGGGGAGCTGAACTCTGACCCCAACACTCAGGAACGCACCTTCCACTGTGAGATCTGCAACGTCAGAGTAAATTCTGAGCTGCAGCTAAAGCAG CACATATCCAGTCGAAGACATCGAGATGGAGTTGCAGGAAAACCGAACCCTCTTCTTAGTCGGCATAAGAAGCGCACAGAATTTATG GAACTTCCAAAAAGTCTAGGGGGAGGACTTTTACCAAATCCTCTGGCTGTTGCAGCAGccatggcagcagcagcatcgtcTAATCAGCTGGCCCTGAGACCGCCTGGCGCAACAGCacaccctcaccctcatcatcatctcctaCAGGGAGCACCCTTGAGCCTGCTCAGGCCTGCGCCCGGGCCCATCCGCACCACCCATGGGCCGATCCTCTTCACTCCATACTGA
- the stat2 gene encoding signal transducer and activator of transcription 2 isoform X1 → MAQWEKMQQLPAMHTQRLHGLYDRDHLPMDVRHYLAAWIEMQDWQRAARDLNLASVLFQGLLENLDIQHSRFVQDKSFVMQHNIRRHKQSLQVYQEDPCTLAGTIFWFLEQEKDILRSAELPDQIQMMLVCHDGVGTSSQQDLERKLSALKNDVQCMDHTMNCLEDQQDEFDFKYQTHLMEVGLDEKEKTRQQDILKSLINKLNECRKRTLADLSKLLDKAEDLIKMLVTTELVDWQRRQQKACIGAPENVCLDQMEKWFTSLAVCLFQVRGFLGKLDELKGKVTYTNDPIVARKPGLLRKTEKLLRAVIKSSFVVETQPSMPQGKGPLVLRTNVQFSVKARLLVKIPELNQIMKVEASMDRGAPKTKGYRHFNVLGTRTKTLSIAEMQCGGMVADFRHLNLKEQKSSGGGKGTGEISLSVTEELHILYFNTVFQYKDFSVDLEATSLPVVIISNASQQQNAWASILWFNMLSQDTKDILFFANCPPAPWQQFAEMLSWQFLSATKRGLDETQLEMIAIKIFGKQSNPNNCSVSWSKFCKENIPETFFVWFDGILVMVKEFLEHLWSDGLIMGFVSKESERVLLKDKVKGTFLLRFSESVIGGVTFSWLDRNFNGLPEVKTVQPFTKNDLKQIPFQEILRNFQFQEVDNVPENPLLYLYPDIPKDDVFGKFYSEKTGDDSPYIKYIKTKLMFVSKENSSEAMSPMSSDMIEGEGLSPFNGPFEEAAGQGQGTPDFSGVTYNPDPMLATGWTTDDDAVIYPSILPDFADVDTFNEEPLTIPQISIEELCQNMLDGVSCSL, encoded by the exons ATGGCTCAGTGGGAAAAGATGCAGCAGCTGCCTGCGATGCACACTCAGAGGCTCCATGGCCTCTATGACAGAGATCATTTACCCATGGATGTGCGTCACTACCTCGCTGCCTGGATTGAGATGCAGGATTG GCAACGGGCGGCTCGGGATTTGAACCTTGCCAGCGTGCTGTTCCAAGGCCTGCTTGAGAACCTGGACATTCAGCACAGTCGCTTTGTGCAAGACAAGTCATTTGTCATGCAGCACAACATTAGGCGCCATAAACAAAGTCTTCAG GTCTATCAAGAGGACCCTTGTACCTTGGCAGGCACAATATTTTGGTTCCTGGAGCAAGAAAAGGATATTTTGAGGTCTGCTGAGCTGCCGGATCAG ATCCAGATGATGCTTGTGTGCCATGATGGTGTTGGGACGAGCTCCCAGCAGGACCTGGAACGTAAACTGTCGGCTCTTAAAAATGATGTTCAG TGTATGGACCACACAATGAATTGCCTGGAGGACCAGCAAGATGAATTTGATTTCAAATATCAAACACACTTGATGGAAG TGGGTCTAGATGAGAAGGAGAAAACCCGCCAACAAGATATCCTTAAATCACTCATCAACAAGCTGAATGAGTGCAGAAAG AGAACATTGGCAGACCTGAGTAAGCTCTTGGATAAGGCTGAGGACCTGATCAAGATGTTGGTGACCACTGAGCTGGTGGACTGGCAGCGTAGGCAGCAGAAAGCTTGCATCGGAGCCCCAGAGAATGTTTGTCTGGATCAAATGGAGAAGTG GTTCACTTCTTTGGCAGTTTGTCTGTTCCAGGTCCGTGGGTTCCTGGGTAAGCTGGATGAGCTGAAGGGGAAGGTCACCTACACTAATGACCCTATCGTAGCCAGGAAACCTGGTCTGCtaaggaaaacagagaaacttCTTCGAGCAGTCATCAAAAG CTCCTTCGTGGTAGAGACACAGCCGTCCATGCCTCAGGGGAAAGGGCCTCTGGTCCTCCGCACCAACGTTCAGTTTTCTGTGAAGGCCAG ACTGCTTGTGAAGATTCCCGAGCTTAATCAGATCATGAAAGTGGAAGCCTCCATGGACAG GGGGGCCCCGAAAACAAAAGG ATATCGTCATTTTAATGTTCTTGGGACCAGAACCAAAACCCTGAGCATAGCAGAGATGCAGTGCGGAGGCATGGTGGCCGACTTCAGACATCTA AACCTGAAGGAGCAGAAGTCCAGTGGCGGTGGCAAAGGAACGGGTGAA ATTTCTCTCAGCGTCACAGAGGAGCTGCACATCCTCTACTTCAACACTGTGTTCCAGTACAAAGACTTTTCTGTCGATTTGGAG GCGACCTCCCTCCCAGTGGTCATCATCTCCAATGCCAGCCAGCAGCAGAATGCATGGGCCTCCATCCTCTGGTTCAACATGCTGAGCCAGGACACCAAA GACATCCTCTTTTTTGCAAACTGTCCTCCTGCACCATGGCAACAGTTTGCCGAGATGCTGAGCTGGCAGTTCCTCTCTGCAACCAAACGTGGCCTTGATGAAACTCAACTTGAAATGATAGCGATAAAAATATTTG GAAAACAGTCCAACCCTAACAACTGCAGTGTTAGTTGGTCCAAATTCTGCAAG GAAAACATCCCAGAAACTTTTTTTGTGTGGTTTGATGGCATCTTGGTGATGGTGAAAGAGTTCCTTGAACACCTTTGGAGTGACGG ACTCATCATGGGTTTCGTGAGCAAAGAATCAGAGCGAGTGCTGCTCAAGGACAAAGTGAAAGGCACCTTCCTGCTTCGCTTCAGTGAAAGTGTCATCGGAGGAGTCACCTTCTCCTGGCTGGATCGGAATTTTAATG GGCTCCCTGAGGTGAAGACAGTCCAGCCGTTCACCAAAAATGATCTGAAACAGATCCCATTCCAGGAGATCCTCAGGAACTTCCAGTTTCAAGAGGTTGACAATGTTCCGGAAAATCCGCTTCTTTATTTATACCCAGATATTCCGAAAGACGATGTGTTTGGAAAGTTCTACTCAGAAAAGACTGGAG ATGACAGCCCTTACATCAAATACATCAAAACCAAGCTGATGTTTGTTTCAAAGGA GAACTCATCGGAGGCCATGTCACCCATGTCCTCTGACATGATAGAGGGTGAAGGCCTATCGCCATTCAATGGCCCATTTGAGGAGGCAGCTG GACAAGGTCAAGGTACTCCTGATTTCTCCGGCGTGACATACAATCCTGACCCCATGCTCGCCACCGGTTGGACCACAGATGATGATGCCGTGATTTATCCTTCCATTCTACCCGACTTTGCAGATGTTGATACCTTCAATGAGGAGCCATTGACAATACCTCAAATCAGTATCGAAGAACTGTGTCAAAACATGCTTGATGGTGTGAGTTGTTCATTGTAG
- the apof gene encoding uncharacterized protein apof: MFSKLKCLLAIQLLLCDQVFSRAPPQAPGSNIHEVEKKVSGPRPEVFKQLYLNSAERHPDKEHSRVQSAERFVSVLRGKLQSQVEEGQHFGGRCEELLAASRMDDALSSVFPRELLGLSVVPALVMGGCTDEAHTLMLNLYDVLGVNDTEELLLDLEDLIQKRMKRRPTTTPTEDEPNIEAVMVNIQLLAEVRPGAQKMEEHCERWVQVNGSTLSGTAMEGSLGDLYHALDSCGKLGVLCAGVTSGSSPGRYHAVLNKGSHIQLSASSECWIHQCSADQDAPTTPGLRLKRSICINRKEERVYRVMEWIPGVSTLYNLGTAVYYASVNCTETAKERAILSAVDLGTDALVVATGGTAGLAGYALGAGVKTGVKAGVKYLINTMKHHDDVLVNQFSPEGGVFTVP; the protein is encoded by the coding sequence ATGTTCTCCAAACTAAAGTGTCTGCTTGcgatccagctgctgctctgtgatcAGGTGTTCTCCAGGGCACCGCCTCAGGCCCCAGGCAGCAACATCCATGAAGTCGAAAAGAAGGTGTCAGGACCACGTCCTGAGGTTTTTAAACAACTCTACCTTAACTCTGCGGAGCGACATCCTGACAAAGAACACAGCCGAGTTCAGTCGGCCGAACGTTTTGTATCGGTTCTGAGGGGGAAACTTCAGAGCCAGGTGGAGGAGGGGCAGCATTTTGGTGGAAGATGTGAGGAGCTGCTGGCCGCGAGCAGGATGGATGACGCTTTATCCTCAGTGTTTCCCCGGGAGCTCCTGGGTCTGTCTGTAGTGCCCGCACTAGTGATGGGGGGCTGCACAGATGAAGCACACACCCTGATGCTGAACCTGTATGACGTGCTGGGAGTGAATGACACTGAGGAGCTGCTGTTGGACTTAGAAGATCTGATCCAAAAGAGAATGAAGCGTCGACCAACGACAACACCTACAGAGGATGAGCCCAACATAGAGGCTGTGATGGTTAACATTCAGTTGCTGGCGGAGGTGAGACCCGGCGCCCAGAAGATGGAGGAACACTGTGAGCGTTGGGTCCAAGTGAATGGGTCTACATTGTCAGGCACAGCCATGGAGGGAAGCCTGGGAGATCTGTACCATGCTCTGGATTCCTGTGGAAAACTGGGAGTCCTGTGTGCTGGGGTGACCAGCGGCAGCTCACCTGGACGATACCACGCTGTATTGAATAAAGGAAGTCACATTCAgctctctgcttcctctgaatGCTGGATCCATCAGTGCAGTGCAGACCAGGATGCCCCTACTACACCTGGTCTACGACTCAAGCGCAGTATCTGCATCAACAGGAAAGAGGAGCGGGTCTACCGGGTGATGGAGTGGATCCCTGGAGTCAGCACTCTGTACAACCTGGGCACGGCGGTGTACTACGCGTCGGTCAACTGCACAGAAACAGCCAAGGAGAGAGCCATTCTCAGTGCTGTTGACCTGGGAACCGACGCTCTTGTGGTGGCCACGGGTGGAACTGCTGGGTTGGCTGGGTATGCGCTGGGAGCTGGGGTGAAAACTGGGGTGAAAGCCGGGGTTAAGTACCTGATCAACACCATGAAGCATCATGATGACGTGCTGGTGAACCAGTTTTCTCCAGAGGGTGGCGTCTTTACCGTGCCATAG
- the stat2 gene encoding signal transducer and activator of transcription 2 isoform X2, producing MAQWEKMQQLPAMHTQRLHGLYDRDHLPMDVRHYLAAWIEMQDWQRAARDLNLASVLFQGLLENLDIQHSRFVQDKSFVMQHNIRRHKQSLQVYQEDPCTLAGTIFWFLEQEKDILRSAELPDQIQMMLVCHDGVGTSSQQDLERKLSALKNDVQCMDHTMNCLEDQQDEFDFKYQTHLMEVGLDEKEKTRQQDILKSLINKLNECRKRTLADLSKLLDKAEDLIKMLVTTELVDWQRRQQKACIGAPENVCLDQMEKWFTSLAVCLFQVRGFLGKLDELKGKVTYTNDPIVARKPGLLRKTEKLLRAVIKSSFVVETQPSMPQGKGPLVLRTNVQFSVKARLLVKIPELNQIMKVEASMDRGAPKTKGYRHFNVLGTRTKTLSIAEMQCGGMVADFRHLNLKEQKSSGGGKGTGEISLSVTEELHILYFNTVFQYKDFSVDLEATSLPVVIISNASQQQNAWASILWFNMLSQDTKDILFFANCPPAPWQQFAEMLSWQFLSATKRGLDETQLEMIAIKIFGKQSNPNNCSVSWSKFCKENIPETFFVWFDGILVMVKEFLEHLWSDGLIMGFVSKESERVLLKDKVKGTFLLRFSESVIGGVTFSWLDRNFNGLPEVKTVQPFTKNDLKQIPFQEILRNFQFQEVDNVPENPLLYLYPDIPKDDVFGKFYSEKTGDDSPYIKYIKTKLMFVSKETRSRYS from the exons ATGGCTCAGTGGGAAAAGATGCAGCAGCTGCCTGCGATGCACACTCAGAGGCTCCATGGCCTCTATGACAGAGATCATTTACCCATGGATGTGCGTCACTACCTCGCTGCCTGGATTGAGATGCAGGATTG GCAACGGGCGGCTCGGGATTTGAACCTTGCCAGCGTGCTGTTCCAAGGCCTGCTTGAGAACCTGGACATTCAGCACAGTCGCTTTGTGCAAGACAAGTCATTTGTCATGCAGCACAACATTAGGCGCCATAAACAAAGTCTTCAG GTCTATCAAGAGGACCCTTGTACCTTGGCAGGCACAATATTTTGGTTCCTGGAGCAAGAAAAGGATATTTTGAGGTCTGCTGAGCTGCCGGATCAG ATCCAGATGATGCTTGTGTGCCATGATGGTGTTGGGACGAGCTCCCAGCAGGACCTGGAACGTAAACTGTCGGCTCTTAAAAATGATGTTCAG TGTATGGACCACACAATGAATTGCCTGGAGGACCAGCAAGATGAATTTGATTTCAAATATCAAACACACTTGATGGAAG TGGGTCTAGATGAGAAGGAGAAAACCCGCCAACAAGATATCCTTAAATCACTCATCAACAAGCTGAATGAGTGCAGAAAG AGAACATTGGCAGACCTGAGTAAGCTCTTGGATAAGGCTGAGGACCTGATCAAGATGTTGGTGACCACTGAGCTGGTGGACTGGCAGCGTAGGCAGCAGAAAGCTTGCATCGGAGCCCCAGAGAATGTTTGTCTGGATCAAATGGAGAAGTG GTTCACTTCTTTGGCAGTTTGTCTGTTCCAGGTCCGTGGGTTCCTGGGTAAGCTGGATGAGCTGAAGGGGAAGGTCACCTACACTAATGACCCTATCGTAGCCAGGAAACCTGGTCTGCtaaggaaaacagagaaacttCTTCGAGCAGTCATCAAAAG CTCCTTCGTGGTAGAGACACAGCCGTCCATGCCTCAGGGGAAAGGGCCTCTGGTCCTCCGCACCAACGTTCAGTTTTCTGTGAAGGCCAG ACTGCTTGTGAAGATTCCCGAGCTTAATCAGATCATGAAAGTGGAAGCCTCCATGGACAG GGGGGCCCCGAAAACAAAAGG ATATCGTCATTTTAATGTTCTTGGGACCAGAACCAAAACCCTGAGCATAGCAGAGATGCAGTGCGGAGGCATGGTGGCCGACTTCAGACATCTA AACCTGAAGGAGCAGAAGTCCAGTGGCGGTGGCAAAGGAACGGGTGAA ATTTCTCTCAGCGTCACAGAGGAGCTGCACATCCTCTACTTCAACACTGTGTTCCAGTACAAAGACTTTTCTGTCGATTTGGAG GCGACCTCCCTCCCAGTGGTCATCATCTCCAATGCCAGCCAGCAGCAGAATGCATGGGCCTCCATCCTCTGGTTCAACATGCTGAGCCAGGACACCAAA GACATCCTCTTTTTTGCAAACTGTCCTCCTGCACCATGGCAACAGTTTGCCGAGATGCTGAGCTGGCAGTTCCTCTCTGCAACCAAACGTGGCCTTGATGAAACTCAACTTGAAATGATAGCGATAAAAATATTTG GAAAACAGTCCAACCCTAACAACTGCAGTGTTAGTTGGTCCAAATTCTGCAAG GAAAACATCCCAGAAACTTTTTTTGTGTGGTTTGATGGCATCTTGGTGATGGTGAAAGAGTTCCTTGAACACCTTTGGAGTGACGG ACTCATCATGGGTTTCGTGAGCAAAGAATCAGAGCGAGTGCTGCTCAAGGACAAAGTGAAAGGCACCTTCCTGCTTCGCTTCAGTGAAAGTGTCATCGGAGGAGTCACCTTCTCCTGGCTGGATCGGAATTTTAATG GGCTCCCTGAGGTGAAGACAGTCCAGCCGTTCACCAAAAATGATCTGAAACAGATCCCATTCCAGGAGATCCTCAGGAACTTCCAGTTTCAAGAGGTTGACAATGTTCCGGAAAATCCGCTTCTTTATTTATACCCAGATATTCCGAAAGACGATGTGTTTGGAAAGTTCTACTCAGAAAAGACTGGAG ATGACAGCCCTTACATCAAATACATCAAAACCAAGCTGATGTTTGTTTCAAAGGA GACAAGGTCAAGGTACTCCTGA
- the stat2 gene encoding signal transducer and activator of transcription 2 isoform X3, with translation MMLVCHDGVGTSSQQDLERKLSALKNDVQCMDHTMNCLEDQQDEFDFKYQTHLMEVGLDEKEKTRQQDILKSLINKLNECRKRTLADLSKLLDKAEDLIKMLVTTELVDWQRRQQKACIGAPENVCLDQMEKWFTSLAVCLFQVRGFLGKLDELKGKVTYTNDPIVARKPGLLRKTEKLLRAVIKSSFVVETQPSMPQGKGPLVLRTNVQFSVKARLLVKIPELNQIMKVEASMDRGAPKTKGYRHFNVLGTRTKTLSIAEMQCGGMVADFRHLNLKEQKSSGGGKGTGEISLSVTEELHILYFNTVFQYKDFSVDLEATSLPVVIISNASQQQNAWASILWFNMLSQDTKDILFFANCPPAPWQQFAEMLSWQFLSATKRGLDETQLEMIAIKIFGKQSNPNNCSVSWSKFCKENIPETFFVWFDGILVMVKEFLEHLWSDGLIMGFVSKESERVLLKDKVKGTFLLRFSESVIGGVTFSWLDRNFNGLPEVKTVQPFTKNDLKQIPFQEILRNFQFQEVDNVPENPLLYLYPDIPKDDVFGKFYSEKTGDDSPYIKYIKTKLMFVSKENSSEAMSPMSSDMIEGEGLSPFNGPFEEAAGQGQGTPDFSGVTYNPDPMLATGWTTDDDAVIYPSILPDFADVDTFNEEPLTIPQISIEELCQNMLDGVSCSL, from the exons ATGATGCTTGTGTGCCATGATGGTGTTGGGACGAGCTCCCAGCAGGACCTGGAACGTAAACTGTCGGCTCTTAAAAATGATGTTCAG TGTATGGACCACACAATGAATTGCCTGGAGGACCAGCAAGATGAATTTGATTTCAAATATCAAACACACTTGATGGAAG TGGGTCTAGATGAGAAGGAGAAAACCCGCCAACAAGATATCCTTAAATCACTCATCAACAAGCTGAATGAGTGCAGAAAG AGAACATTGGCAGACCTGAGTAAGCTCTTGGATAAGGCTGAGGACCTGATCAAGATGTTGGTGACCACTGAGCTGGTGGACTGGCAGCGTAGGCAGCAGAAAGCTTGCATCGGAGCCCCAGAGAATGTTTGTCTGGATCAAATGGAGAAGTG GTTCACTTCTTTGGCAGTTTGTCTGTTCCAGGTCCGTGGGTTCCTGGGTAAGCTGGATGAGCTGAAGGGGAAGGTCACCTACACTAATGACCCTATCGTAGCCAGGAAACCTGGTCTGCtaaggaaaacagagaaacttCTTCGAGCAGTCATCAAAAG CTCCTTCGTGGTAGAGACACAGCCGTCCATGCCTCAGGGGAAAGGGCCTCTGGTCCTCCGCACCAACGTTCAGTTTTCTGTGAAGGCCAG ACTGCTTGTGAAGATTCCCGAGCTTAATCAGATCATGAAAGTGGAAGCCTCCATGGACAG GGGGGCCCCGAAAACAAAAGG ATATCGTCATTTTAATGTTCTTGGGACCAGAACCAAAACCCTGAGCATAGCAGAGATGCAGTGCGGAGGCATGGTGGCCGACTTCAGACATCTA AACCTGAAGGAGCAGAAGTCCAGTGGCGGTGGCAAAGGAACGGGTGAA ATTTCTCTCAGCGTCACAGAGGAGCTGCACATCCTCTACTTCAACACTGTGTTCCAGTACAAAGACTTTTCTGTCGATTTGGAG GCGACCTCCCTCCCAGTGGTCATCATCTCCAATGCCAGCCAGCAGCAGAATGCATGGGCCTCCATCCTCTGGTTCAACATGCTGAGCCAGGACACCAAA GACATCCTCTTTTTTGCAAACTGTCCTCCTGCACCATGGCAACAGTTTGCCGAGATGCTGAGCTGGCAGTTCCTCTCTGCAACCAAACGTGGCCTTGATGAAACTCAACTTGAAATGATAGCGATAAAAATATTTG GAAAACAGTCCAACCCTAACAACTGCAGTGTTAGTTGGTCCAAATTCTGCAAG GAAAACATCCCAGAAACTTTTTTTGTGTGGTTTGATGGCATCTTGGTGATGGTGAAAGAGTTCCTTGAACACCTTTGGAGTGACGG ACTCATCATGGGTTTCGTGAGCAAAGAATCAGAGCGAGTGCTGCTCAAGGACAAAGTGAAAGGCACCTTCCTGCTTCGCTTCAGTGAAAGTGTCATCGGAGGAGTCACCTTCTCCTGGCTGGATCGGAATTTTAATG GGCTCCCTGAGGTGAAGACAGTCCAGCCGTTCACCAAAAATGATCTGAAACAGATCCCATTCCAGGAGATCCTCAGGAACTTCCAGTTTCAAGAGGTTGACAATGTTCCGGAAAATCCGCTTCTTTATTTATACCCAGATATTCCGAAAGACGATGTGTTTGGAAAGTTCTACTCAGAAAAGACTGGAG ATGACAGCCCTTACATCAAATACATCAAAACCAAGCTGATGTTTGTTTCAAAGGA GAACTCATCGGAGGCCATGTCACCCATGTCCTCTGACATGATAGAGGGTGAAGGCCTATCGCCATTCAATGGCCCATTTGAGGAGGCAGCTG GACAAGGTCAAGGTACTCCTGATTTCTCCGGCGTGACATACAATCCTGACCCCATGCTCGCCACCGGTTGGACCACAGATGATGATGCCGTGATTTATCCTTCCATTCTACCCGACTTTGCAGATGTTGATACCTTCAATGAGGAGCCATTGACAATACCTCAAATCAGTATCGAAGAACTGTGTCAAAACATGCTTGATGGTGTGAGTTGTTCATTGTAG